A single genomic interval of Lucilia cuprina isolate Lc7/37 chromosome 2, ASM2204524v1, whole genome shotgun sequence harbors:
- the LOC111685284 gene encoding dendritic arbor reduction protein 1 has product MEEEKLTLPGLPPLPKSLSAAIQHPSTASPLNHGHNSHFLDPDLYLGASTSSSAAAHRQRGGGGSSGGGGSSNSYRHGSLSSTQESLSDRESLHSRASSTHSGQLHLYQSQQQHTPTNNNHSNHSSNNNTHNNHHHQQQQLHQSRTDSDSTSTSSTTSKLDTQLAILRREMYGLRQLDLSLLSQLWALNESIQGFRAYLQEQEALSPPSPSPTPSETNSLTSEPEDESYSNHQPVNNAKLMPQISLTAQQQQQQQQQLQQQQIIPPKRGSTTSHASSTTTSNTSGSSSNNSSITKHQQQQLHQQKQHHHHHQHHQSSSQGMPPLAPAPQKSHPQLPRILQQRMRRAPPPPPPNRPKSSASIASAASISTTTSHGGGGGRHSSKSSSPSPSPGGSIGGGVGATATSSTSSSSLAQRHV; this is encoded by the coding sequence ATGGAGGAAGAAAAACTTACACTGCCCGGCTTGCCGCCTTTGCCAAAAAGTCTTAGTGCTGCTATACAGCATCCTTCAACAGCTTCACCCCTTAATCATGGACACAATAGTCATTTCCTAGATCCTGATTTATATTTGGGGGCCTCTACTTCCTCCTCAGCTGCAGCACATCGTCAACGTGGTGGTGGAGGTAGTAGTGGCGGTGGCGGCAGTTCAAATTCTTATCGTCATGGCAGTTTATCTTCTACACAGGAGTCACTAAGTGATCGTGAAAGTTTACACAGTCGAGCCTCCTCTACACACAGTGGCCAGCTTCATTTATATCAATCCCAGCAACAGCATACTCCTACCAACAACAATCATTCGAATcacagcagcaataacaacaccCACAATAATCAccatcatcaacagcagcagctgcATCAGTCACGTACTGATAGTGATAGCACTTCCACTTCTAGTACCACCTCTAAGCTAGACACCCAATTGGCTATTCTAAGGCGAGAAATGTATGGCCTAAGGCAGCTGGATCTTTCGCTGCTGTCACAATTGTGGGCTTTAAATGAATCTATACAGGGATTTCGTGCTTATCTGCAGGAACAGGAGGCTCTTTCGCCACCCTCTCCCTCACCAACACCCTCTGAAACTAATTCATTAACTTCAGAGCCAGAAGATGAGTCATATTCAAATCATCAGCCGGTTAATAATGCCAAGCTTATGCCTCAGATCTCGCTAACGgctcaacagcagcagcagcagcagcaacagctgcaacaacaacaaataataccaCCAAAAAGAGGTTCAACCACTTCTCATGCCTCCTCTACCACAACTTCCAATACTTCGGGTTCTTCTTCGAACAACTCCTCCATAACTAAACATCAGCAGCAACAGTTGCATCAACagaaacaacatcatcatcaccaccaaCATCATCAAAGTAGTAGTCAAGGTATGCCGCCCTTAGCACCAGCACCGCAAAAATCACATCCACAATTGCCACGTATACTACAGCAGCGTATGCGTCGTGCACCACCACCGCCACCACCAAATCGTCCTAAATCTTCGGCCTCCATAGCCTCGGCAGCTTCAATATCGACCACCACCAGTCATGGTGGCGGCGGTGGTCGTCACAGTAGTAAATCTTCATCTCCCTCTCCTTCACCCGGAGGCAGTATTGGTGGTGGTGTCGGTGCTACCGCCACTTCATCGACTTCATCATCATCTTTGGCCCAAAGGCATGTATGA
- the LOC111685286 gene encoding anaphase-promoting complex subunit 11 — protein MKVTIKSWMGVASWRWIANDENCGICRMSFESTCPECALPGDDCPLVWGVCSHCFHMHCIVKWLNLQPLNKQCPMCRQAWKFNIH, from the coding sequence ATGAAAGTAACAATTAAATCATGGATGGGAGTTGCATCATGGCGTTGGATAGCAAACGATGAAAATTGTGGCATTTGTCGTATGTCCTTTGAGTCAACTTGCCCGGAATGTGCACTGCCCGGCGATGATTGTCCTCTAGTGTGGGGCGTATGTTCGCATTGTTTTCACATGCATTGCATTGTTAAATGGCTGAATTTGCAACCCTTGAATAAACAGTGTCCAATGTGTCGGCAAGCTTggaaatttaatatacattag